The genomic window TTGAGGCGCACGAGACGGCTCGGGGTGCTGTCGGGTGCTGTGCTCACTGGGTCGTCCCTCGTTCGTGACCTGCGCCTCCTGCCCTAGCATCGGGGTGGTCGGGCTGGTCGTGGCGGTCGTCGCGCTTGTCCTAGGCTGTTCGACAGTACATTCACTGGAGGTCCGTGTGGCACAGCTGTTGGTCCTGACCTCTGCCGGCTCCTCCGACGTGCTCCCCGCGCTCGCCCTGCTGAGCCACCGTACGCGGCAGATCCCGGCCGAGCCCGCCCAGCTCGTCAACGCACCGTCGAGCGACCTGATCTTCGTCGACGCCCGCGTCGACCTGGCCAGCGCGAAGTCGCTCTGCAAGATCCTGCGCACGACGGGCGTGACGGTGCCGCTCGTGCTGGTGCTCACCGAGGGCGGCCTGACGGCCGTCAACCACGAGTGGGGCGCCGACGACGTCGTCCTCGAGACCGCGGGCCCCGCCGAGGTCGACGCCCGCATCCGCCTGGTCGTCGGGCGTCTCGCGCAGTCGCAGACGGGCTCGAAGATCCACGCGTCCGGCGTGGTCATCGACGAGGCCAGCTACTCGGCCAAGGTGCACGGTCGGCCGCTCGACCTCACGTTCAAGGAGTTCGAGCTGCTCCGCTTCTTCGCCACGCACCCCTCCCGCGTCTTCACGCGCGAGCAGCTGCTGAGCGAGGTCTGGGGCTACGACTACTTCGGCGGCACGCGCACCGTCGACGTGCACGTCCGTCGCCTGCGCGCCAAGCTCGGCGACCTCGAGTCGCTGATCGGCACGGTCCGCAACGTCGGCTACCGCTTCAACGTGTACGACGACGAGCCGGGCGCGGTCGTCCGATGACCTCCGAGGGCGAGCCGGCCGAGCTGGACGCCGCGGGCCTCGAGGCGCTGGCCCGGGCGGCGCAGGCCGTCGACGGCAGCCCGCCGGTCAACGACCAGGCGCTCGTCGAGGCCCGCACGGGCGAGGCGCGCCTGCTCGGCGACGAGCACGCCGCCGCGGTGCTCCGGCCCGGCGAGGTCGAGCTCGTGGTGCACCCCGACCACCGGCGACAGGGGCTCGGTGCGGCCCTCGCGCGACGCGTCGTCGACGAGACGACGGGTCCGCTCGCCTTCTGGGCGCACGGCGACCACCCCGGCGCACGGGCCCTGGCCGCGCAGCTGGGCCTCGTCGAGACGCGCCGGCTGCTCCAGCAGCGCGCGCCGGTCGAGCGACGCACGCCGCGCCTCCGTGACGGCGACCGCATCGCCGCCTTCCGCCCCGGCGTCGACGACGCGGCCTGGCTCGACCTCAACGCCCGCGCCTTCGCCGACCACCCCGAGCAGGGCTCCCTGACGCAGGCCGACCTCGACGCCCGCGAGGCCGACGACTGGTTCGACGCCGGCGACCTGCTGCTGCTCTGGCGGGGCGACGAGCTGCTCGCCTCGTGCTGGCTCAAGCTCGAGGCCGGCCAGCCGGGCGAGTTCTACGCCGTCGCCGTCAGCCCCGAGCACCAGGGCGAGCACCTGGGAGGCGCGGTGGTCGACGCCGGCCTCGCCCGCCTCCTCGACAGGGGCGTCACCACCGCCGCCCTCTACGTCGAGGGCGACAACGCCGCCGCGCTGCGGCTCTACGCGGCCCGCGGGTTCGTCGACCACGCCGTCGACGTGCAGTACACGCTCACGCGCTGACGCCCCGGCGGGTCACGCACCCTGCGAGAGCCTCAGGCGCCGACCAGGGCGGCGGTAGTGTTGGCCGGTCACGACTGACCAGGGGGACCAGATGAGCGACGACGCACTGCCGCAGGCCGAGGGCCAGACCTCTCCGGAGGCGCGGCAGCAGACCGCGTCGAAGCCCGGTCAGGAGACGTCGTCCTCACCGTCGCCCGCCCCGGGCGGGCGTGGACGTCGCGGCTGGAGCCGTCGCCGCACGCTGCTGGTCGGCGGGGCCGCCGTGCTCTTCGCGCTCGGCATCGTCGCCGCCGTGGTCGTCGGCCGCACCGCCGCCACGCACCAGCCGCAGGCCGCCGTCGTCGCGTACCTCGACGCCGTGCAGCAGGGCGACGTCGAGCAGGCGATGTCGCTCGACGGGACCGAGGTCGGCGACGACGACGTGCTCCTCACGAACGACGCCTACGCCGGCGCCACGGACGGCGTGACGGGCTGGCGCGTGACCGGCTCGCGCGTCGAGGGCGACTCGGCGGCCGTGTTCGCCGTCGTCCAGCAGGGCGGCGAGGCGGGCGCCGTGTACGACCAGCAGTTCACGCTCGAGAAGGACGGCACCGACCTGCTCTTCTTCGACCGGTGGACGCTCACGCCCGTCGAGCTCGGCACCCTCACCGTGCAGGTCGGCGCGCCCGACGCCGCCGTCGTGACGGCGGCCGGGGTGGAGGTGCCGCACGCCGGCGCCGAGGGCGACACGGTCGAGCTGCGCGCGTTCCCCGGCAGCTACCCCGCCACGCTCGACGGGGCGGGCGCCTACGAGGCGGACGACGTCGTCGGCATCGCGACCGGCGCCTCCTCGACCGGCAGCCCCGCCACGCTCGTCGCGTCGCTGACCGACTCGGGCCAGGCCGCCGCCCGTGCCGCCGTCGACGGGTGGCTCGCCGCGTGCGTCGCCAGTCCCGACCTCGCCCCCGCCGGTTGCAGCTTCCAGATCGTCAACGAGCCGACCGGCTACACGCTGTCCGAGCAGAAGTGGACCCTCGAGACGGCGCCGGTCTACGAGGTCGGCGAGTGGTCGAGCCAGGGCTGGCGGGTCGACGCCACGACGGAGGGGTCGGCGACGTTCACGTCGTCGCTCAGCGACGGTGCGGGCGGCACGGGCACGTTCAACTCGGTCGGCGCGGTGCGCGTGCCGATCCAGGGCGTCATCTCGGACGTCACGGCCGAGGGCGCGACCTTCACCTCGACGCTGCTGCAGTACTGACGGCGGCGGGCGCACCGGGCCCTCGGGGCACTCGCCGGGGTACGTGCCGGGGTACGTGGCGGCTCGCCGCAGGCCTACTCGGAGCTGCACCCCGACCTGGCACGCCGCTCACAGCCTGAGGGAGTGGATTGTCGTCATCGGATCGTCCACGACCTGCAGGAGAACACCATGAACCCCGTCAAATTCATCTCGGACCTCGGCGTCAAGAGCGACCACGCCTACTGGGGCGGCTTCGCCTCCATCGTGATCGCGCTCGTCGCGTGGCTCGCCTCCCAGGGCAAGGACTCCAACGACAAGGCGCAGTCCGACCGCTGGGGCATCTTCATCGGCCACTGGGCGCCCACCTTCTTCGCCCTCGGCATCGCCCTGAAGCAGGAAGAGAAGTAGGCAGCTCCCCTCAGGGCGGCACGCTCAGCTCAGGAGGCGGCCCCGGGTCGTGAGACGCGGGCGAGCAGTGCCGCGGCGAGCTCGCGGGCGGCCTCGACCGGCCGGGGGAACGTCGCCATCCCGAGCGTGACCAGGGCGCCCTCGTGCAGCAGCATCAGCTGCCGCGCGAGGGCGCCTTCGTCGTTGCCTCCGAGCCCCGCCTCCGCGAGGAGGCCGCCGAGCAGCTCGAGCATCCAGCGTTTCTGCCGCGTGAGCTCGGGCAGCACCGGCCCGCCGTCGTCCGGGCCGCCGACCTCGGCGCGCGCGTTGATGACGCCGCAGCCCTTCGGCGAGTTGTCGGCCGACCAGGTGAGCGTCGCGTCGAAGACCGCGAGCACCCGCTCGGGGCCGGGCTCGGGCGTGCGCGCCAGCTCGGCGGCGAGGTGGGCGCGCCACCTCGCGTCGCGGTGCTGCAGGTACGAGACGACCAGCGCCTCCTTCGAGCCGAAGCGGTCGTACAGGGTCTTCTTCGTGACGCCGGCCGCCTCGGCGATCGTGTCGACGCCGACGGCGTGCACGCCGCGGTCGTAGAAGAGGTCGGAGGCGGCGTCGAGGAGGCGGCGCGCACCGGGCGTGAGGAGGGGCAGCTCGGGTGCGGTGAGATCGACCATGCACTCGACTATACCTATCTGTATAGTCACGAGCATGACTAAACCGATCGGTGTACTCGATGAGCAGCGCGCAGACAGGCCGGAGCGCGCAGACGGGCCGGGCCGGACGAGACGTGCGTCCGCCGTCCTCACGGTGCTCGCCGCAGCCGCCTTCGTCCTCGCGTGGAGCTCGGGCTTCACCATCGCGGCCGTCGCGACCGTCGACGCGCCCGCGACGACGCTGCTGCTCTGGCGGTTCCTGCCGCTGGCGGCGCTGCTCGTCGTGGTCGCCGTCGCCAGGGGCCGGCTGCGCGGCGTGCCCGTCGTCGAGCTCCGACACCAGGCCGTGATCGGCCTGCTCGCGCAGTTCGGCTACGTGGTGTTCGTCTACGCGGCCGTCGGCGCCGGGGTGGCGACCGGCAGCACGGCCCTGGTCGACGCGGTGCAGCCTCTCGTCGTGGCCACCCTCGTCGGCCCGCTGCTCGGGCTGCGGGTGCGGGGCGCGCAGTGGGCGGGGCTCGGCGTCGGGGCCGCCGGCGTCGTGCTCGTCGTCGGCTCGCAGCTCGGCGGGTCCGACGCACCGGCCTGGGCGTGGGCGCTCCCGGCGCTGGCCATGGCCAGCCTGATCGCCGGCACGCTCGTCGAGCGACGCGGCGGGGCGGAGCTGCCCGTGCTGACGACGCTGACCGTGCACGTGAGCGTGACGGCCGGGGCGCTCGTGGTGCTCGCGGCGGCGACCGGGACGCTCGTGCCGCCTCCGTCGCCGTCGTTCTGGGCCGCGACCGTGCTGTCGGCACTGGTGCCGACCCTCGCCGCGTACGGCCTGTACTGGTGGCTGCTGCGCCGGCTGGGCGTGACCGCCCTGAACGCGCTGCTCTTCCTGGTCGCGCCGACCACCGCGGCCTCCGGCGCGTTGCTCCTCGGCGAGCCGCTCACGGCGTGGACCCTCGCGGGCTTCGTGCTCAGCGGAGCCGGTTCAGCCCTCGTGCTGACGAGCGGACGAAGGAGGCGCGCACCGGCCGGCGAGGCCCTCGCGACCCCCTGAGGCGCCCCTGCCGCTCGCCTGCCGGGGCCTGTTCCGCGCGTCCGCGACGCCTCCGCCGCGCCTCCTCCACAGCCGCGGGGCCTGGCCTCGTCACCAGCCGTTCACGTCAGGGGGACGTCGGCGGCCACCAGGGGTGGCACGATGGTGCGATGGACAGCGAACCACGCGTCGACGGCGCCGGCGTCACCCCCGATTTCCTCGACGACTTCGACGAGATCGTCAGCTTCGAGGAGGGCACCCTCCCCGCCGAGCGGTACCTCGACCGAGAGCTCAGCTGGCTGGCGTTCAACCAGCGCGTGCTCGAGCTCGCAGAGGACCCGACGACGCCGCTGCTCGAGCGCGCGAACTTCCTCGCGATCTTCGCCAGCAACCTCGACGAGTTCTTCATGGTGCGCGTCGCCGGCCTGAAGCGGCGCATCGCCACCGGGCTCGCCGTGCCGACGAACGTCGGCCGCGGCCCGAACGAGGTGCTCGCCGACATCAACGCCAAGGCGCACGACCTGCAAGAGAGGCACGCACGCGCGTTCCTCGACCTGGTCAAGCCCGACCTCGACGACGCGGGCATCCACATCGAGAAGTGGTCCGACCTCGAGGAGGCGGACCGCGTCCGCATGCGCGAGATCTTCACGGAGCAGATCTTCCCCGTGCTGATGCCCCTAGCCGTCGACCCCGCGCACCCCTTCCCCTACATCTCCGGCCTTTCGCTGAACCTGTCGGTGCGCGTCCGCAACCCGAAGACGATGCGCCAGGAGTTCGCGCGGCTCAAGGTGCCGCAGATGCTGCCGCGCTTCGTGCAGCTGCCCGACAACGACAGCGGGCGCGTGCGCTTCATCCCGCTCGAGGACCTCATCGCGAACCACCTGCAAGACCTGTTCCCCGGCATGGAGGTCGTCGAGCACCACGTGTTCCGCGTCACCCGCAACGAGGACGTCGAGGTCGACGAGGACGAGTCGGAGAACCTGATCCAGGCGCTCGAGCGCGAGCTGCTCCGTCGGCGCTTCGGCCCGCCCATCCGCCTCGAGATCACGGACGACATGGACCCGGTCACGCTCGAGCTGCTCGTCCGCGAGCTCGACGTCACCGACCAGGAGGTGTACCGGCTGCCGGCGCCCCTCGACCTCGCGGGCCTCTTCGAGATCACGAAGATGCCGCGTTCCGACCTGAAGTACCCCAAGCACCTGCCCCAGACGGCGCTGCAGCTGCAGCCGACCGAGCCGAACATGAAGCCCGACATGTTCGCGAGCATCGCCCGGCAGGACATCCTGGTGCACCACCCGTACGAGTCGTTCGCGACGAGCGTGCAGGCGTTCCTCGAGCAGGCGGCGGCCGACCCCAACGTCCTCGCCATCAAGCAGACGCTCTACCGCACGAGCGGCGACAGCCCCATCATCGAGGCGCTGATCGACGCCGCCGAGTCGGGCAAGCAGGTGCTCGCCCTCGTCGAGGTCAAGGCGCGCTTCGACGAGCAGAACAACATCACCTGGGCCCGCAAGCTCGAGAAGGCCGGCGTGCACGTCGTCTACGGCCTCGTCGGGCTCAAGACCCACTGCAAGCTCGCGCTCGTCATCCGCCAGGAGAAGGGTCGGCTGCGGCACTACACGCACATCGGCACGGGCAACTACAACCCGAAGACCAGCCGCATCTACGAGGACATGGGCCTCTTCACCGCCGACGACCAGGTCGGCAAGGACCTGACGCGCCTCTTCAACGAGCTGTCGGGCTACGCGATCGAGAAGAAGTTCAAGCGCCTGCTCGTCGCGCCGCGCTACCTGCGCCGCGGCCTGCTCAAGCAGATCCAGGGCGAGATCGAGGCCGCGCAGGCCGGTCGCCCCTCGGGCATCAAGATCAAGATCAACTCGATCGTCGACGAGCAGATCATCGACGCGCTCTACAAGGCCAGCCAGGCCGGCGTGCCGGTCGACGTCTGGGTGCGCGGCATCTGCACCATCAAGCCGGGCAAGCCCGGCCTGAGCGACACGATCCGGGTGCGCTCCGTCCTCGGCCGCTACCTCGAGCACTCGCGCCTCTTCTGGTTCGCGAACGACGGCGACCCGCAGGTCTTCATCGGCAGCGCCGACATGATGCACCGCAACCTCGACCGCCGCATCGAGGCCCTGGTGCGCCTCACGCAGCAGGACCACCTCGACCAGGTCGCCGAGCTGTTCGACCGCGCGATGTCCGACGAGACGGCGTCGTGGTGGCTCGAGAGCGACGGCACCTGGACACGCCACGCGCGCGACGCCTCCGACGCCCCGCTCGCCGACATGCAGAACGTGCTGATGAAGCAGATCACGCAGCGCCGCCGGGCCAGCCGGTGAGCACGGTCGCCCCCACGACGATCGTCGCCGCCGGCGCGGTCTGCTTCCGCCTGGTCGACGGCAAGGCGCGCGTGCTGCTCATCCACCGTGAGCACCACGGTGACGTCTCGCTGCCCAAGGGCAAGGTCGACCCCGGCGAGTCGACGCCGCAGACCGCCGTCCGCGAGATCCGGGAGGAGACGGGCTACCGCGTGGCCCTCGGCGCTCCCCTCGGCACGGCCGAGTACGTGATGCCCGGCGGCCGCGACAAGATCGTGCACTACTGGGCCGCCGAGGTCACCGACGAGTCGTTCGCGGCCGCCGGGCGCTTCACGCCCAACAGCGAGGTCGCGGCGATCGAGTGGGTCTCGGTCGAGAAGGCGCGCGCGAAGCTGACCTACGAACGAGACGCGGAGGTGCTCGACCGGTTCGCCGACCGGGTCGCGTCGGGCGCCGCGCGCACCTTCGCCCTCGTGGCGCTGCGCCACGCCAAGACGACGTCGCCGGGCGAGTGGACCGGCTCGGACGCGACCCGCCCGCTGCTGCCGCAGGGCCGCCGCCAGGCGAAGTCGATCGCGCCCGGCATCGCGGCCTGGGCCCCGCAGCGACTGATCAGCAGCACGGCCGCTCGTTGCCTCGCCACCCTCGAGCCCCTGTCGGCGCTCACGCGCGTCGGGGTGAAGCAGACGGACTCGATCAGCCAGGACGCGTTCGACCGCCACGACGACGACGTGCCCGGCGTCGTCGCGAAGCGCCTGAAGAAGCGGGTCCCGGCCGTGTTCTGCACGCACGCCCCGGTGCTGCCCGAGCTCGTGCGCCAGATCGCCGCCGCGACCGTGGGCGGGCACCGGCTCGACCTGCGCCGCGCCTCCTCGCTGAGCCCCGGCGAGTACACCGTGCTGCACGTGTCGTGCTCCGACGCCGCCCTCGTGGCCGTCGAGACGCACGGCCCCGTGCTCTAGGCCGGACGCCG from Frigoribacterium sp. PvP032 includes these protein-coding regions:
- a CDS encoding winged helix-turn-helix domain-containing protein, translating into MAQLLVLTSAGSSDVLPALALLSHRTRQIPAEPAQLVNAPSSDLIFVDARVDLASAKSLCKILRTTGVTVPLVLVLTEGGLTAVNHEWGADDVVLETAGPAEVDARIRLVVGRLAQSQTGSKIHASGVVIDEASYSAKVHGRPLDLTFKEFELLRFFATHPSRVFTREQLLSEVWGYDYFGGTRTVDVHVRRLRAKLGDLESLIGTVRNVGYRFNVYDDEPGAVVR
- the mshD gene encoding mycothiol synthase, with protein sequence MTSEGEPAELDAAGLEALARAAQAVDGSPPVNDQALVEARTGEARLLGDEHAAAVLRPGEVELVVHPDHRRQGLGAALARRVVDETTGPLAFWAHGDHPGARALAAQLGLVETRRLLQQRAPVERRTPRLRDGDRIAAFRPGVDDAAWLDLNARAFADHPEQGSLTQADLDAREADDWFDAGDLLLLWRGDELLASCWLKLEAGQPGEFYAVAVSPEHQGEHLGGAVVDAGLARLLDRGVTTAALYVEGDNAAALRLYAARGFVDHAVDVQYTLTR
- a CDS encoding TetR/AcrR family transcriptional regulator — protein: MVDLTAPELPLLTPGARRLLDAASDLFYDRGVHAVGVDTIAEAAGVTKKTLYDRFGSKEALVVSYLQHRDARWRAHLAAELARTPEPGPERVLAVFDATLTWSADNSPKGCGVINARAEVGGPDDGGPVLPELTRQKRWMLELLGGLLAEAGLGGNDEGALARQLMLLHEGALVTLGMATFPRPVEAARELAAALLARVSRPGAAS
- a CDS encoding DMT family transporter, coding for MTKPIGVLDEQRADRPERADGPGRTRRASAVLTVLAAAAFVLAWSSGFTIAAVATVDAPATTLLLWRFLPLAALLVVVAVARGRLRGVPVVELRHQAVIGLLAQFGYVVFVYAAVGAGVATGSTALVDAVQPLVVATLVGPLLGLRVRGAQWAGLGVGAAGVVLVVGSQLGGSDAPAWAWALPALAMASLIAGTLVERRGGAELPVLTTLTVHVSVTAGALVVLAAATGTLVPPPSPSFWAATVLSALVPTLAAYGLYWWLLRRLGVTALNALLFLVAPTTAASGALLLGEPLTAWTLAGFVLSGAGSALVLTSGRRRRAPAGEALATP
- a CDS encoding RNA degradosome polyphosphate kinase; translation: MDSEPRVDGAGVTPDFLDDFDEIVSFEEGTLPAERYLDRELSWLAFNQRVLELAEDPTTPLLERANFLAIFASNLDEFFMVRVAGLKRRIATGLAVPTNVGRGPNEVLADINAKAHDLQERHARAFLDLVKPDLDDAGIHIEKWSDLEEADRVRMREIFTEQIFPVLMPLAVDPAHPFPYISGLSLNLSVRVRNPKTMRQEFARLKVPQMLPRFVQLPDNDSGRVRFIPLEDLIANHLQDLFPGMEVVEHHVFRVTRNEDVEVDEDESENLIQALERELLRRRFGPPIRLEITDDMDPVTLELLVRELDVTDQEVYRLPAPLDLAGLFEITKMPRSDLKYPKHLPQTALQLQPTEPNMKPDMFASIARQDILVHHPYESFATSVQAFLEQAAADPNVLAIKQTLYRTSGDSPIIEALIDAAESGKQVLALVEVKARFDEQNNITWARKLEKAGVHVVYGLVGLKTHCKLALVIRQEKGRLRHYTHIGTGNYNPKTSRIYEDMGLFTADDQVGKDLTRLFNELSGYAIEKKFKRLLVAPRYLRRGLLKQIQGEIEAAQAGRPSGIKIKINSIVDEQIIDALYKASQAGVPVDVWVRGICTIKPGKPGLSDTIRVRSVLGRYLEHSRLFWFANDGDPQVFIGSADMMHRNLDRRIEALVRLTQQDHLDQVAELFDRAMSDETASWWLESDGTWTRHARDASDAPLADMQNVLMKQITQRRRASR
- a CDS encoding NUDIX domain-containing protein, producing the protein MSTVAPTTIVAAGAVCFRLVDGKARVLLIHREHHGDVSLPKGKVDPGESTPQTAVREIREETGYRVALGAPLGTAEYVMPGGRDKIVHYWAAEVTDESFAAAGRFTPNSEVAAIEWVSVEKARAKLTYERDAEVLDRFADRVASGAARTFALVALRHAKTTSPGEWTGSDATRPLLPQGRRQAKSIAPGIAAWAPQRLISSTAARCLATLEPLSALTRVGVKQTDSISQDAFDRHDDDVPGVVAKRLKKRVPAVFCTHAPVLPELVRQIAAATVGGHRLDLRRASSLSPGEYTVLHVSCSDAALVAVETHGPVL